Proteins from a genomic interval of Microbacterium phyllosphaerae:
- a CDS encoding MogA/MoaB family molybdenum cofactor biosynthesis protein, producing MTSLPACVITVSDRSFAGEREDRGGPIAVGLLRDAGWHCPDAEVIPDGAASVADALRRAVARGVRLIVTTGGTGVSPRDETPEGTRKVITREVPGIAEELRRSGLADTPLSVLSRGLAGVVDPAGALVVNLPGSTRAVASGVPVVLTVARHVVDQVEGGDHA from the coding sequence ATGACGTCGCTCCCCGCCTGCGTGATCACCGTCTCGGATCGCTCGTTCGCCGGAGAACGCGAAGACAGAGGCGGCCCGATCGCGGTCGGTCTGCTGAGGGATGCGGGGTGGCACTGCCCCGACGCCGAGGTGATCCCCGACGGTGCGGCCTCCGTCGCCGACGCGCTGCGCCGAGCTGTCGCGCGCGGCGTGCGACTGATCGTGACCACCGGCGGAACCGGCGTCAGCCCGCGGGACGAGACCCCCGAGGGCACCCGCAAGGTCATCACGCGCGAGGTGCCGGGCATCGCCGAAGAGCTGCGTCGCAGCGGCCTCGCCGACACCCCGCTGTCGGTGCTGTCCCGCGGCCTCGCCGGTGTCGTCGACCCGGCCGGAGCGCTCGTCGTGAACCTCCCGGGCTCCACGCGTGCCGTGGCATCGGGAGTCCCCGTGGTGCTGACCGTCGCGAGACACGTCGTCGACCAGGTCGAGGGCGGTGACCACGCATGA
- a CDS encoding molybdenum cofactor biosynthesis protein MoaE, with translation MNEVRIAAISDQSLDLDAHLAAVEDPALGGVTTFIGRVRDNDPDATTPVVGLEYSSHPDAEATLRRIAEQAAADAVGEARVAVAVSHRIGRLDVGDAAVVIAVAAEHRAEAFEVCRAVIEDIKTSLPVWKRQVESDGSTSWKGIGG, from the coding sequence ATGAACGAGGTGCGGATCGCCGCGATCTCCGACCAGAGTCTCGACCTCGACGCGCACCTCGCCGCCGTCGAGGATCCGGCGCTCGGCGGTGTGACGACCTTCATCGGACGGGTGCGCGACAACGACCCGGATGCCACGACCCCGGTGGTCGGGCTCGAGTACAGCTCTCACCCCGACGCCGAGGCCACGCTGCGGCGCATCGCCGAGCAGGCGGCCGCGGATGCCGTGGGCGAGGCTCGCGTCGCGGTGGCCGTGAGTCACCGCATCGGACGACTCGACGTGGGCGATGCGGCCGTCGTGATCGCGGTCGCCGCCGAGCACCGCGCCGAGGCGTTCGAGGTGTGCCGCGCGGTCATCGAGGACATCAAGACCTCGCTGCCCGTGTGGAAGCGTCAGGTCGAGTCCGACGGATCGACGTCGTGGAAGGGAATCGGCGGCTGA
- a CDS encoding MoaD/ThiS family protein, whose translation MTTPLTTAVRVRYFAAAAEAAGVDAEERGESSLEELRAAVIAEHPALADILPRCAVMVDGVRSDDDRSLAGAQLIDVLPPFAGG comes from the coding sequence ATGACCACGCCGCTGACCACGGCCGTCCGCGTGCGCTACTTCGCCGCCGCAGCCGAGGCCGCAGGAGTCGACGCAGAGGAGCGTGGCGAGAGCTCGCTCGAGGAGCTCCGTGCGGCCGTGATCGCCGAGCACCCGGCTCTCGCCGACATCCTGCCGCGCTGCGCGGTCATGGTCGACGGCGTGCGCAGCGACGACGACCGGTCGCTCGCCGGCGCACAGCTGATCGACGTGCTCCCCCCGTTCGCCGGGGGCTGA
- the moaC gene encoding cyclic pyranopterin monophosphate synthase MoaC — protein MSFTHLDSAGHARMVDVTAKQPTVRTATARGFVRCSPETIAALRDGTAPKGDVLAVARIAGIQAAKSTPTLLPLAHVIGVHRASVELDIVDDGVHVEATVGTADRTGVEMEALTAVSVSALAIVDMIKGIDRSVVIEDVRIVAKSGGRSGDWVREGETR, from the coding sequence ATGAGTTTCACGCACCTCGACTCGGCCGGCCACGCGCGCATGGTCGACGTGACCGCCAAGCAGCCGACCGTCCGCACCGCGACCGCTCGGGGCTTCGTGCGCTGCAGCCCCGAGACCATCGCGGCGCTGCGTGACGGCACGGCGCCGAAGGGCGACGTGCTCGCGGTCGCCCGCATCGCCGGCATCCAGGCCGCCAAGTCGACCCCCACGCTGCTGCCCCTCGCCCACGTGATCGGCGTGCACCGAGCGAGCGTCGAGCTCGACATCGTCGACGACGGTGTGCACGTCGAGGCGACCGTCGGCACCGCCGATCGCACGGGCGTCGAGATGGAGGCGCTCACGGCCGTCTCGGTGAGCGCGCTCGCGATCGTCGACATGATCAAGGGCATCGACCGCTCTGTCGTCATCGAAGACGTGCGCATCGTCGCGAAGTCGGGCGGACGCTCGGGCGACTGGGTGCGCGAGGGAGAGACCCGATGA
- a CDS encoding molybdopterin molybdotransferase MoeA, translating to MSGAGANRRTVEEQLALVLDAVRTLPAESRAIRDAAHRTLAEPAAAAHDIPLFDNSAMDGFAVRFADVAAASADDPVVLRVVADLPAGVSDDPPLAPGEAARIMTGSPAPTDADAIVPFEDTAGGLADSLGEVQVLRAPATPGAFVRRRGADLHAGDAVVHAGERLGAFQLAAAVAAGVETVSVTRAPRVAVVSTGSELLSPGEPAARGRIPDSNGPLLELLVADADAEVVLVARVTDDAEAVRTVTATAVERGADVIVFTGGVSAGAYEPVRGAFDGRGAVEFASVAMQPGKPQAFGALDSGALVFGLPGNPVSVAVSFEVFVRPALLALQGRSEIHRARASFTADAAWTTPPGRRQYLPAVVDLTAGTVRPATAGGSGSHLAGGLARARAFAIVPAEVEAVAVGDAIDVMLVE from the coding sequence ATGAGCGGCGCGGGCGCGAACCGCCGGACGGTCGAGGAGCAGCTCGCGCTCGTCCTCGACGCCGTGCGCACCCTCCCGGCCGAGAGCCGCGCGATCCGCGACGCCGCCCACCGCACCCTCGCGGAGCCCGCGGCGGCAGCCCACGACATCCCGCTCTTCGACAACTCCGCGATGGACGGCTTCGCGGTGCGATTCGCCGATGTCGCTGCGGCATCCGCAGACGACCCGGTGGTGCTGCGCGTGGTCGCCGACCTGCCCGCCGGAGTGTCGGACGACCCTCCCCTCGCCCCCGGCGAAGCGGCCCGCATCATGACCGGTTCACCGGCCCCGACGGATGCAGATGCGATCGTGCCCTTCGAAGACACCGCGGGCGGCCTCGCCGACTCGCTCGGCGAGGTGCAGGTACTGCGGGCCCCGGCGACACCGGGAGCATTCGTCCGCCGTCGCGGCGCCGACCTGCATGCGGGGGATGCCGTCGTGCACGCCGGCGAACGCCTCGGCGCGTTCCAGCTCGCGGCCGCCGTCGCCGCGGGTGTGGAGACCGTCTCGGTGACCCGTGCGCCGCGCGTCGCCGTGGTCTCGACGGGCAGCGAGCTGCTGTCACCGGGTGAGCCGGCCGCGCGTGGCCGCATCCCCGACTCGAACGGTCCGCTGCTCGAACTCCTCGTCGCGGATGCCGATGCCGAGGTCGTTCTCGTGGCGCGCGTCACGGACGATGCCGAGGCCGTGCGCACCGTCACCGCGACCGCGGTCGAGCGCGGCGCCGATGTGATCGTGTTCACGGGTGGCGTCAGCGCGGGGGCCTATGAGCCGGTCCGTGGCGCGTTCGACGGGCGAGGAGCCGTCGAGTTCGCGAGCGTCGCGATGCAGCCCGGCAAACCTCAGGCGTTCGGCGCTCTCGACTCCGGCGCCCTCGTGTTCGGGCTGCCGGGAAACCCGGTCAGCGTCGCGGTCTCGTTCGAGGTCTTCGTGCGGCCGGCGCTGCTTGCCCTGCAGGGTCGCTCCGAGATCCACCGCGCTCGTGCATCCTTCACGGCGGATGCTGCGTGGACGACCCCGCCCGGACGCCGCCAGTACCTCCCCGCCGTCGTCGACCTCACGGCCGGCACGGTGCGCCCCGCGACGGCCGGAGGCTCGGGGTCGCATCTGGCCGGTGGTCTCGCGCGGGCACGCGCGTTCGCGATCGTCCCCGCCGAGGTCGAGGCCGTCGCCGTGGGCGATGCGATCGATGTCATGCTGGTCGAATGA
- a CDS encoding HesA/MoeB/ThiF family protein has translation MQPLVAPIPALDPAELVRTARHAVLAGIGEEGQRRLAAAHVAVVGAGGLGSPALLALAAAGVGSITVIDDDIVELTNLQRQLAHRVEDIGRPKTASAERAILALSPGANVVTAAERLDSENAERLFAGADIVVDTSDSFATRRDVADAAEALGIPLVWGAVQEWHAQATVFWSNPPQGHAPVVLADLFPLGTEGEPPSCAQVGVLGALCVQVGGMLAGEVVKLITGAGDPLLGRLAMIDGLSARQHEIAIRSAVAA, from the coding sequence ATGCAGCCGCTCGTCGCTCCCATACCCGCTCTCGACCCGGCCGAACTCGTCCGTACCGCCAGGCACGCGGTGCTCGCCGGCATCGGCGAGGAGGGGCAGCGTCGCCTGGCGGCGGCCCACGTCGCCGTCGTCGGCGCCGGCGGCCTCGGCTCGCCCGCGCTGCTCGCACTGGCCGCGGCAGGAGTCGGCAGCATCACCGTGATCGACGACGACATCGTCGAGCTGACGAACCTGCAGCGTCAGCTCGCGCATCGCGTCGAAGACATCGGCAGGCCCAAGACGGCGTCGGCAGAGCGCGCGATCCTGGCGCTGTCGCCCGGAGCAAACGTCGTGACGGCGGCCGAGCGACTCGACTCCGAGAACGCCGAGCGCCTGTTCGCGGGCGCCGACATCGTGGTCGACACCAGCGACTCCTTCGCGACCCGTCGAGATGTCGCCGACGCAGCGGAGGCGCTCGGCATTCCTCTGGTCTGGGGCGCCGTGCAGGAATGGCACGCGCAGGCGACCGTGTTCTGGTCGAATCCGCCCCAGGGCCACGCCCCGGTCGTGCTGGCAGACCTGTTCCCCCTCGGCACCGAGGGCGAGCCGCCGAGCTGCGCGCAGGTCGGGGTCCTGGGTGCGCTGTGCGTGCAGGTCGGCGGGATGCTGGCGGGCGAGGTCGTGAAGCTCATCACCGGCGCCGGAGATCCGCTGCTCGGTCGCCTCGCCATGATCGACGGGCTCTCCGCGCGACAGCACGAGATCGCGATCCGATCGGCGGTGGCGGCATGA
- a CDS encoding TOBE domain-containing protein, translated as MQSFRISRAAQLLGVSDDTVRRWIDQGLLPTTDAVPAEIPGDALAARAVELAEEAQESNHALSSARNRFVGIVTRVQIDGVMAQVDLQSGPHRVVSLMSAEAARELQLEVGSLASASVKATNVVVEVPKD; from the coding sequence ATGCAGAGCTTTCGGATCTCCCGCGCCGCTCAGTTGCTCGGGGTGAGCGACGACACCGTGCGGCGATGGATCGATCAGGGGCTGCTGCCCACGACCGACGCCGTGCCCGCTGAGATCCCCGGCGACGCGCTCGCCGCCCGTGCTGTGGAACTCGCCGAGGAGGCGCAGGAGTCGAATCACGCGCTCTCGAGCGCCCGCAACCGTTTCGTCGGCATCGTCACCCGCGTGCAGATCGACGGAGTGATGGCGCAGGTCGACCTGCAGTCCGGCCCCCACCGCGTCGTCTCGCTGATGTCGGCCGAAGCCGCCCGTGAGCTGCAGCTCGAGGTGGGCTCGCTCGCCAGCGCATCCGTCAAGGCGACCAACGTCGTGGTCGAAGTACCGAAGGACTGA
- the modA gene encoding molybdate ABC transporter substrate-binding protein — protein sequence MNRTLRRTVTIALTAAALALTGCAAGAESPAPTATDDAAESSLSGELTVYAAASLSTAFDEIGAAFTEANPDVEVSGVYDGSSTLVTQLLEGAPADVFASADEANMDKLEDAAVDPTLFASNTLVIAVPTGNPGGVKTLDDLADVTTVLCAPEVPCGAASATLLSNAGVTVEAASLEQNVTAVLTKVAASEADAGLVYATDVIGRDDVEVIVPDGADEVVNHYPIAALSEAPNSAAAAAFVAFVLSDEGQSILADFGFGAP from the coding sequence ATGAACCGCACCCTCCGCCGCACCGTCACGATCGCTCTGACCGCCGCAGCGCTCGCCCTCACCGGGTGCGCTGCCGGCGCGGAGTCCCCGGCGCCGACCGCCACCGACGATGCGGCCGAGAGCTCTCTGAGCGGTGAGCTCACGGTCTACGCGGCCGCCTCGCTCTCCACGGCCTTCGACGAGATCGGCGCGGCCTTCACCGAGGCGAACCCCGACGTGGAGGTCAGCGGCGTGTACGACGGATCGTCGACGCTGGTCACCCAGCTGCTCGAGGGCGCCCCGGCTGACGTGTTCGCCTCAGCCGACGAGGCCAACATGGACAAGCTCGAGGATGCCGCGGTCGATCCGACTCTGTTCGCCTCCAACACTCTCGTGATCGCCGTGCCGACGGGCAACCCCGGCGGCGTGAAGACCCTCGACGACCTGGCCGACGTCACCACGGTGCTGTGCGCCCCCGAGGTGCCGTGCGGTGCGGCATCCGCCACGCTGCTCTCGAACGCGGGCGTCACGGTCGAGGCGGCCAGCCTCGAGCAGAACGTGACCGCGGTGCTGACCAAGGTCGCCGCCTCCGAGGCGGACGCCGGACTGGTGTACGCCACCGATGTGATCGGTCGGGACGACGTCGAGGTGATCGTCCCCGATGGTGCCGACGAGGTCGTGAACCACTATCCGATCGCGGCCCTGTCGGAGGCTCCGAACTCGGCGGCCGCCGCGGCGTTCGTCGCGTTCGTGCTCTCAGACGAGGGCCAGAGCATCCTGGCCGACTTCGGGTTCGGAGCACCGTGA
- the modB gene encoding molybdate ABC transporter permease subunit, with protein MSAAGARGYAPRALAIPALIGLAFLILPLAALVARVEWSTFIADVTSEAARSALLLSLGTGLIATLLCIVIGVPLALTIARSGPRLAAVLRAAVTVPLVLPPMVGGVALLYLFGRAGWFGGLGLSFSTPAVILAQTFVALPFLVLAVEGAVRTSGVEYERTAAALGAGRWTILRRITLPLAAPGIVAGVVLCFARAIGEFGATALFAGNRPGVTQTMPLAIYTAFNGAGVTQGAAVALALLLLATAILVLLLVRGWRPGAAR; from the coding sequence GTGAGTGCGGCCGGAGCGCGCGGATACGCGCCGCGCGCACTGGCCATCCCCGCCCTGATCGGTCTCGCGTTCCTCATCCTTCCGTTGGCGGCTCTGGTCGCCCGTGTCGAGTGGTCGACGTTCATCGCCGATGTGACGTCGGAGGCCGCACGATCGGCGCTGCTGCTCTCGCTCGGCACGGGTCTCATCGCCACGCTGCTGTGCATCGTGATCGGCGTGCCCCTGGCGCTGACGATCGCCCGCTCAGGGCCGCGGCTGGCAGCCGTGCTGCGCGCGGCGGTCACGGTTCCGCTGGTGCTGCCGCCCATGGTCGGCGGCGTCGCCCTGCTCTACCTGTTCGGGCGGGCGGGGTGGTTCGGCGGACTCGGGCTCTCGTTCAGCACTCCGGCGGTCATCCTCGCGCAGACCTTCGTGGCGCTGCCGTTCCTGGTGCTGGCGGTCGAGGGTGCCGTGCGCACCTCGGGGGTCGAGTACGAGCGCACCGCCGCCGCACTCGGCGCCGGCCGCTGGACGATCCTGCGCCGCATCACCCTGCCATTGGCCGCCCCGGGGATCGTGGCCGGCGTGGTGCTGTGCTTCGCGCGGGCGATCGGTGAATTCGGGGCCACGGCACTCTTCGCCGGTAACCGCCCCGGCGTCACGCAGACCATGCCGCTGGCGATCTACACCGCGTTCAACGGTGCAGGCGTCACGCAGGGCGCCGCGGTCGCCCTCGCACTGCTGCTGCTGGCCACGGCGATCCTCGTGCTGCTGCTCGTGCGCGGATGGCGGCCGGGGGCTGCTCGATGA
- a CDS encoding sulfate/molybdate ABC transporter ATP-binding protein, producing MSAVEGLRAHVVVPREHFTVDVSLQVQAGETVAVMGPSGAGKSTLLQALAGLEPLGGGEISVEGRVVDRVAKPRVRTEPMRRGVVLLGQKPRLFPHLSARENVAFGPRAAGVEARTARAGADDWLARVGLPGSGGRMPHELSGGEQQRVAVARALAASPRVVLLDEPLVALDPETTGDIRRMLRDQLVSTTTVAVTHDAADAVALADRLIVVEAGRVTQEGPVRDVLAAPASGFVASIAGVNRLVGVASGGAWRSGEVLLTSADPASRALAATDGAALAAVFRPGDARLDASGAAADTWGAVVTRIEPTLVGVRVHTDAGVVDLSLAAARGLAVGDRIRLRVDPALVRFVGVG from the coding sequence ATGAGCGCCGTCGAGGGCCTGCGCGCCCACGTGGTCGTGCCTCGGGAGCACTTCACGGTCGATGTCTCGCTGCAGGTGCAGGCGGGGGAGACGGTCGCGGTGATGGGGCCGAGCGGTGCGGGCAAGTCGACGCTGCTGCAGGCGCTCGCCGGGCTCGAGCCGCTGGGCGGGGGAGAGATCTCGGTCGAAGGTCGAGTCGTCGACCGCGTCGCGAAGCCACGGGTGCGCACCGAACCGATGCGCCGCGGTGTCGTGCTGCTGGGGCAGAAGCCGCGGCTGTTCCCCCACCTGTCGGCGCGCGAGAACGTGGCGTTCGGGCCGCGAGCGGCCGGCGTCGAGGCTCGCACGGCGCGAGCTGGCGCCGACGACTGGCTCGCGCGGGTCGGGCTCCCGGGCTCGGGAGGGCGGATGCCGCACGAGCTGTCCGGAGGTGAGCAGCAGCGTGTCGCGGTCGCTCGTGCGCTCGCCGCATCCCCTCGCGTCGTGCTGCTCGACGAGCCGCTCGTGGCCCTCGACCCCGAGACGACCGGAGACATCAGGCGGATGCTGCGCGACCAGCTCGTCTCGACCACCACCGTCGCGGTCACGCACGATGCCGCGGATGCCGTCGCGCTCGCCGATCGGTTGATCGTCGTCGAGGCTGGCCGCGTGACGCAGGAGGGGCCGGTGCGCGACGTGCTCGCCGCACCGGCATCCGGTTTCGTGGCCTCGATCGCCGGGGTGAATCGGCTGGTGGGTGTGGCGAGCGGAGGCGCGTGGCGCAGCGGTGAGGTGCTGCTGACCAGCGCCGATCCGGCGTCGCGTGCGCTCGCAGCGACGGACGGGGCAGCGCTTGCCGCAGTCTTCCGGCCGGGCGATGCGCGGCTCGATGCGTCGGGGGCCGCCGCGGACACATGGGGAGCCGTGGTGACGCGCATCGAGCCCACCCTCGTCGGTGTGCGCGTGCACACTGACGCAGGGGTGGTCGACCTGTCGCTGGCCGCTGCGCGGGGGCTCGCGGTCGGCGACAGGATCCGATTGCGAGTGGACCCGGCGCTGGTGCGGTTCGTCGGGGTCGGCTAG
- the moaA gene encoding GTP 3',8-cyclase MoaA, translated as MTAVPVVIGMRAPSAAVLEAAAPASQGLVDTHGRVHRDLRISLTDRCSLRCTYCMPEQGNEWLARTSILSTDEIVEVAQAAASLGIRTFRLTGGEPLLRADIVDVVRRVSAIEGDEGPVEVAMTTNGITLAKHLPALIDAGLTRLNISIDTVDRQRFADLTRRDRIDDVFEGIAAAAASELRPLKLNTVAMRGVNDDELPDLVAFAMEVGAQLRFIEQMPLDAGHTWDRASMVTREEILEKLSARWSLEPVPGRGGAPAEKWRIDGGPHEVGVIASVTAPFCGACDRLRLTADGQLRNCLFSNAEYDLIDVLRGDEASDADQRAEGIGAMLRSCVHGKLPGHAINDPSFLQPARGMNAIGG; from the coding sequence ATGACGGCTGTGCCGGTCGTGATCGGGATGCGAGCGCCGAGCGCCGCAGTCCTCGAAGCCGCCGCGCCCGCGTCGCAGGGACTCGTCGACACCCACGGTCGCGTGCACCGCGACCTGCGCATCTCGCTGACCGACCGCTGCTCGCTGCGCTGCACCTACTGCATGCCCGAGCAGGGCAACGAATGGCTCGCTCGCACGAGCATCCTGTCGACCGACGAGATCGTCGAAGTGGCACAGGCCGCCGCATCGCTCGGCATCCGCACCTTCCGTCTCACGGGTGGGGAGCCGCTGCTGCGCGCCGACATCGTCGACGTCGTGCGCCGTGTCTCGGCGATCGAGGGTGACGAGGGCCCCGTCGAGGTCGCGATGACGACGAACGGCATCACGCTCGCGAAGCATCTGCCCGCGCTGATCGACGCGGGCCTCACCCGACTGAACATCAGCATCGACACGGTCGACCGTCAGCGCTTCGCCGACCTCACCCGCCGCGACCGCATCGACGACGTGTTCGAGGGCATCGCGGCAGCGGCGGCATCCGAACTGCGCCCGCTCAAGCTGAACACCGTCGCCATGCGCGGCGTGAACGACGACGAGCTGCCCGACCTGGTCGCCTTCGCGATGGAGGTCGGCGCACAGCTGCGCTTCATCGAGCAGATGCCGCTCGACGCCGGCCACACGTGGGACCGCGCCTCGATGGTCACGCGCGAGGAGATCCTCGAGAAGCTCAGCGCGCGGTGGAGCCTCGAGCCCGTTCCCGGTCGCGGCGGTGCGCCGGCCGAGAAGTGGCGCATCGACGGCGGGCCCCACGAGGTCGGCGTCATCGCCTCGGTCACCGCCCCCTTCTGCGGCGCGTGCGACCGACTGCGCCTGACCGCCGACGGACAGCTGCGCAACTGCCTGTTCTCCAACGCCGAATATGACCTGATCGACGTGCTTCGCGGCGACGAGGCATCCGATGCTGATCAGCGTGCCGAGGGGATCGGTGCCATGCTGCGCTCATGCGTGCACGGCAAGCTGCCGGGCCACGCCATCAACGACCCGTCGTTCCTGCAGCCCGCCCGCGGCATGAACGCCATCGGCGGCTGA
- a CDS encoding amidohydrolase has product MTIDLEALYIDLHQHPELSFQETRTAGIAAGHLRDLGLEVHEGVGVTGVVGVLKNGDGPVVWVRADMDALPVGEETGLAYASTATGIDPAGNTVPVMHACGHDMHVTAMIGAVEKLVAEKADWSGTVVVLIQPAEEYGAGSRAMLDDGLRDLVPHPDIVLGQHVTPLPAGTIGVRPGTQMAASDGLTVTLHGRGGHGSRPHSTIDPVVMAAATVMRLQTIASREVDPRDVAVVTVGSIHAGLKNNIIPAEAKLELSLRYPNDEMRDKVLASVERIVRAEAAASGAEREPEIRTDHTLPPTINDADATARVTSALQRALGEASVIDPGMFTGSEDVSWFARDTGAPLVFWFWGGVDAATFAASAAAGTLDKDIPTNHSPFFAPVIHPTIEVGVTALSSAAREFLG; this is encoded by the coding sequence ATGACGATCGACCTCGAAGCGCTCTACATCGACCTGCACCAGCACCCGGAGCTCTCGTTCCAGGAGACGCGCACCGCCGGCATCGCCGCCGGCCACCTGCGTGACCTCGGCCTCGAGGTGCACGAGGGCGTCGGAGTCACCGGCGTGGTCGGAGTTCTGAAGAACGGCGACGGACCCGTCGTATGGGTACGCGCGGACATGGATGCGCTGCCCGTCGGCGAGGAGACCGGCCTCGCCTATGCGAGCACCGCGACCGGCATCGACCCCGCAGGCAACACGGTTCCCGTCATGCACGCGTGCGGTCACGACATGCACGTCACCGCGATGATCGGCGCCGTGGAGAAGCTCGTCGCCGAGAAGGCGGACTGGTCGGGCACCGTGGTCGTGCTGATCCAGCCGGCCGAGGAGTACGGCGCCGGATCCCGCGCGATGCTCGACGACGGACTTCGCGACCTCGTGCCGCACCCCGACATCGTGCTCGGACAGCACGTCACCCCTCTTCCCGCCGGCACGATCGGCGTCCGACCCGGCACGCAGATGGCGGCATCCGACGGCCTGACCGTCACCCTTCACGGCCGCGGCGGACACGGCTCGCGCCCGCACTCGACGATCGACCCGGTGGTCATGGCCGCGGCGACCGTCATGCGCCTGCAGACCATCGCCTCCCGCGAGGTCGACCCCCGCGACGTCGCGGTCGTGACCGTCGGCTCGATCCACGCCGGCCTCAAGAACAACATCATCCCCGCCGAGGCGAAGCTCGAGCTGAGCCTGCGCTACCCGAACGACGAGATGCGCGACAAGGTGCTCGCGAGCGTCGAGCGCATCGTGCGCGCCGAGGCCGCGGCGTCCGGCGCCGAGCGCGAGCCCGAGATCCGCACCGACCACACCCTGCCGCCCACGATCAACGACGCGGATGCCACGGCACGCGTCACGTCGGCGCTGCAGCGTGCATTGGGCGAGGCGTCGGTGATCGACCCCGGCATGTTCACCGGCAGTGAGGACGTCTCGTGGTTCGCGCGCGACACCGGAGCGCCGCTCGTCTTCTGGTTCTGGGGCGGGGTGGACGCGGCGACCTTCGCGGCATCGGCCGCCGCGGGGACGCTCGACAAGGACATCCCCACGAACCACTCGCCGTTCTTCGCGCCCGTGATCCACCCGACCATCGAGGTCGGCGTCACCGCGCTGTCGTCGGCCGCGCGGGAGTTCCTCGGCTGA
- a CDS encoding TetR/AcrR family transcriptional regulator gives MAKDAVAHATVRPATREKREQILKAAVEIFGNKGSTNGTLADVAEQVGITHAGVLHHFGSKQKLLLEVLAYRDQADVAELAEKHIPGGPELFLHLVRTAIANERRPGIVQAYTVLSSESVTDNHPGREYFEERYTTLRREVTDAFTLLCAQEGVTDTGTIAMAAASILAVMDGLQLQWLLHRDVFDLGEASEFAIRAIVNSVLNPGPALESYRRD, from the coding sequence ATGGCGAAGGATGCCGTCGCGCACGCGACCGTCCGCCCCGCGACACGTGAGAAGCGGGAGCAGATCCTCAAGGCCGCCGTCGAGATCTTCGGCAACAAGGGCTCGACCAACGGCACCCTCGCCGATGTCGCCGAGCAGGTCGGCATCACGCACGCGGGCGTGCTCCACCATTTCGGCTCGAAGCAGAAGCTGCTGCTCGAGGTGCTCGCCTACCGCGACCAGGCCGACGTGGCCGAGCTCGCCGAGAAGCACATCCCCGGCGGGCCAGAGCTCTTCCTGCACCTCGTGCGCACGGCGATCGCGAACGAGCGGCGCCCCGGCATCGTGCAGGCGTACACCGTGCTGTCATCCGAGTCCGTGACCGACAACCACCCCGGGCGGGAGTACTTCGAGGAGCGCTACACGACGCTGCGCCGAGAGGTCACGGATGCATTCACCCTGCTGTGCGCGCAGGAGGGCGTGACGGACACCGGCACGATCGCGATGGCCGCGGCCAGCATCCTCGCCGTGATGGACGGCCTGCAGCTGCAGTGGCTGCTGCACCGCGACGTCTTCGACCTGGGCGAGGCGAGCGAGTTCGCGATCCGCGCGATCGTGAACAGCGTCCTGAACCCGGGCCCCGCGCTGGAGTCGTACCGCCGCGACTAG